From one Pan troglodytes isolate AG18354 chromosome 13, NHGRI_mPanTro3-v2.0_pri, whole genome shotgun sequence genomic stretch:
- the LOC743986 gene encoding protein LLP homolog — protein MAKSLWSKWKRKMRAEKRKKNAPEEVSRLKSILKLDDDVLMKDVQEIATVVVSKPKHCQEKMQCEVKDEKGDMKMETDINRNKKTLLDQHGQYPIWMNQRQRKSLKAKREKRKEKNKAKAVKVAKGLAW, from the coding sequence ATGGCTAAAAGCTTATGGAGTAAGTGGAAAAGAAAGATGCGtgctgaaaagagaaaaaagaatgcccCAGAGGAGGTCAGCAGGCTTAAAAGTATTCTCAAACTAGATGATGATGTTTTAATGAAAGATGTTCAAGAGATAGCAACTGTGGTGGTATCCAAACCCAAACATTGCCAAGAGAAAATGCAATGTGAGGTAAAAGATGAAAAAGGTGACATGAAAATGGAGACTGAtattaacagaaacaaaaagactCTTCTAGACCAGCATGGACAGTACCCAATATGGAtgaaccaaaggcaaagaaaaagtcTGAAGGCAAAgcgagagaaaagaaaggagaaaaacaaagcaaaagcagTGAAAGTGGCAAAGGGTTTGGCCTGGTAG